The Pseudopipra pipra isolate bDixPip1 chromosome 6, bDixPip1.hap1, whole genome shotgun sequence genome includes a region encoding these proteins:
- the LOC135416753 gene encoding maestro heat-like repeat-containing protein family member 6, giving the protein MAGRRFSLFRLFRRKRNGRGPGAAPAQQAEEPQQQDPGQDRTEEQDRPRGRFRRAVQRLLKIMRIRRRTPRSTPPELMAEPDTRPAELKEKTDGSTELINRMATSDTAVTEDTANPDTTLADLIVKDITEPTDCRVKPDNTLAEDTTSFDTAATDVMAKADMAPMAIDGTSHSEVAPMDGTAKPDTALPGDKTGSNIDLVAQADITPMPTEGTASSDEVPMDDAANPETAMTDAETTTSDLMAEGDTTSEGIGNTDTTPAESVTDAPNVQFLEGKGVSSWKPVPAIVWSIHHDLTFHVSPHTDICRLAEAHPRDVVMTLLRCAPECDRAAAMMWRSIGSSGRAVEKVLPVLLRVMEDWPVHGMPTSDGDNRDVFALAATLALWLIIQEPKCQDAVMNYIPRLLVALLFQVSMSTEQVPEEVNSFWRGCLEQHRLPTQPNRFLVQTIKALLCRLQWDNEVVSVERRCGWDTLLCADTQHYAVGLLAREMRHVLVPFYSPMAIHLLGLLSTEHPRWELPALAFLVEVLDFLDGSKCRDRVLPILLRNLQSQCPERQRLALRGLLVLAVDPSMAESICSLSQHLLELLPDADGELVVMTLSVFESVLRDEDIRAFIFTAPKLAEALRTLFDNDNTHVQLLSIRLFREVMEVLAEEGTQLLETQVHQSLVPLFIHGHDENQCVAEASREVLLCAARFLKRRDLEKLLRKEQHFKFCDCLMDKDVSRRAEHLHQALPYLQSPQQPLREAAVRFMGIAAWHMQDLQLLMRAFEAISQDDCPSYCTMRTEFLSAFRRAVTK; this is encoded by the exons atggcagggagacgcttcagcctgTTCAGGTTGttcaggaggaagaggaacgggagaggccctggggcggccccagcacagcaagctgaggagccccagcagcagg ATCCAGGCCAGGACCGGACAGAGGAGCAGGACCGCccccgtggccgcttccgcagaGCAGttcag AGGTTGCTGAAAATCATGCGCATTCGGCGCAGAACACCCAGGAGCACACCACCCGAGCTCATGGCAGAGCCTGACACCAGGCCAGCTGAGCTCAAGGAGAAGACTGATGGCAGCACCGAGCTGATCAATCGCATGGCAACCTCTGACACCGCTGTGACCGAGGACACGGCCAACCCTGACACCACACTGGCCGATCTCATTGTGAAGGACATCACAGAACCCACTGATTGCAGAGTAAAGCCTGACAACACTTTGGCTGAAGATACAACCAGCTTTGACACCGCAGCCACTGATGTCATGGCCAAGGCCGACATGGCGCCCATGGCCATTGATGGCACATCACACTCTGAGGTGGCACCGATGGACGGCACAGCAAAGCCTGACACCGCTTTGCCTGGTGACAAAACCGGCTCCAACATTGATCTCGTGGCACAGGCTGACATCACCCCGATGCCGACTGAGGGCACAGCAAGCTCTGATGAGGTACCGATGGATGACGCAGCAAACCCTGAGACTGCCATGACCGACGCTGAAACCACAACAAGTGATCTCATGGCAGAGGGTGACACCACGAGTGAGGGCATCGGAAACACTGACACCACGCCAGCTGAGAGTGTGACTGATGCTCCCAATGTGCAGTTTTTGGAGGGCAAAGGTGTCTCCAGTTGGAAGcca GTGCCGGCCATCGTTTGGTCCATCCACCACGACCTCACATTCCACGTGTCTCCACACACTGACATCTGCAGGCTCGCTGAGGCACACCCACGTGATGTGGTGATGACTCTCCTGCGCTGTGCCCCAGAGTGTGACAG agctgctgcaatgaTGTGGAGAAGCATCGGCTCCTCAGGAAGAGCAGTGGAGAAGGTGCTGCCAGTACTGCTCCGCGTGATGGAGGATTGGCCAGTGCATGGAATGCCCACCTCCGATGGCGACAACAGAGACGtgtttgccctggct GCAACCCTGGCACTGTGGCTGATCATCCAGGAGCCCAAGTGCCAGGATGCAGTGATGAATTACATCCCCCGCCTGCTCGTGGCTCTGCTGTTCCAAGTGTccatgagcacagagcaggtgcCAGAAGAGGTGAACAGCTTCTGGAGGGGATGCCTGGAGCAACACCGCCTCCCCACCCagcccaacag gtttttGGTCCAGACCATCAAGGCCCTGCTGTGCCGGCTGCAGTGGGACAATGAGGTGGTGTCAGTGGAGCGCAGGTGTGGCTGGGACACGCTCCTCTGTGCTGACACCCAGCACTATGCAGTGgggctgctggccag GGAGATGCGCCACGTCTTGGTCCCTTTCTATTCCCCCATGGCAATccacctgctggggctgctcagcactgaaCACCCTCgttgggagctgcctgccctggccttccttgtggag gTCCTGGACTTTCTGGATGGGAGTAAATGTCGTGACAGGGTCCTGCCCATCCTGTTGAGGAACCTGCAGAGCCAGTGCCCAGAGAGGCAGCGCCTGGCACTCAGAGGCCTCCTGGTGCTTGCTGTGGATCCCTCAATG gccGAAAGCATCTGCAGCCTGTCCCAacacctcctggagctgctgcctgatgCAGATGGAGAGCTGGTTGTGATGACCCTCTCTGTGTTTGAGAGTGTGCTCCGGGATGAAGATATTCGGGCATTCATCTTCACTGCCCCCAAGCTGGCTGAGGCGCTCCGGACACTCTTTGACAAT GACAACACCCATGTGCAGCTGCTCTCCATTCGCCTCTTCCGAGAGGTAATGGAGGTGCTGGCAGAAGAGGGAACACAGCTCTTGGAGACTCAGGTGCACCAGAGCCTGGTCCCACTCTTCATCCATGGGCATGACGAGAACCAGTGCGTGGCAGAG gcctcTCGGGAAGTGCTGCTTTGCGCTGCCAGGTTCCTCAAGAGAAGGGacctggagaagctgctgaggAAAGAGCAGCACTTCAAGTTCTGCGATTGCCTG atgGACAAGGACGTGAGCCGAAGGGCTGAACACCTGCACCAGGCCCTGCCCTACCTCCAgagcccacagcagcccctgcgAGAGGCGGCCGTCAGGTTCATGG GGATTGCTGCCTGGCACATGCAAGACCTGCAGCTCCTCATGAGGG CCTTTGAAGCCATCAGCCAAGACGACTGCCCGTCCTACTGCACCATGCGGACTGAATTCTTGTCCGCTTTCAGACGGGCAGTAACAAAGTAA
- the CCDC198 gene encoding factor associated with metabolism and energy, which yields MGLSSSKAHPKVTKVAPMRSAEDLPSLSALHRLPSVPGQPSLHPSDMEKWGKPIFHLELPPLRETWYGRASSGPLSFNTMPEKEGTSIIKQHPPRRPQRLEPAIPPQAIAPVKPWSQRGVAASPKPKVLEKRGQSLNHLPGRRQHLHKLQMLDLTRKRREAELKRNLHREAKASKQKIKEFSPMDILDTLQRSNSNESRGLVPAEHNQRFHGDDHGNTWGEGLSRQRDGAELSPGRRGKVDLWFCREPRTRDLFWDTSSTGSEEWEREERIHRKPALVRTKTERVSLFDDFFDRDF from the exons ATGGGCCTGAGCTCTTCCAAGGCACATCCCAAGGTGACCAAGGTGGCACCGATGCGCTCCGCAGAGGACCTGccttctctctctgccctgcaCCGGCTCCCCAGTGTGCCAGGACAGCCCAGCCTGCATCCATCAGACATGGAAAAGTGGGGAAAACCCATCTTCCACCTGGAACTTCCACCTCTCCGGGAGACCTGGTACGGGAGAGCCTCTTCAG GGCccctctctttcaacaccaTGCCCGAAAAGGAAGGAACCAGCATCATTAAGCAGCACCCGCCTCGAAGACCTCAA AGGCTTGAACCTGCCATCCCTCCGCAAGCAATCGCTCCTGTGAAGCCCTGGAGTCAGCGAGGAGTGGCTGCAAGCCCAAAACCAAAG GTGCTGGAGAAGAGGGGGCAAAGCCTGAATCACCTCCCTGGCAGGAGACAGCACTTACACAAGCTTCAGATGCTGGACTTGACCCGCAAGCGACGAGAG GCGGAGCTGAAGCGAAATCTCCACAGGGAGGCAAAAGCCAGTAAACAAAAAATCAAGGAATTCAGCCCGATGGACATTCTTGACACTCTCCAGAGAAGCAACAGCAATGAAAGCCGAGGCCTTGTCCCTGCTGAGCACAATCAGCGTTTTCACGGAGACGACCATG GAAACACGTGGGGTGAAGGACTCTCCAGACAACGTGATGGAGCTGAACTGTCTCCAGGCAGAAGAGGGAAGGTCGACCTGTGGTTCTGCAGGGAGCCCCGGACGAGGGATCTGTTCTGGGACACCTCCAGCACAGGGTCTGAGgagtgggaaagggaagagaggatTCACCGCAAACCTGCACTTGTGAGGACCAAGACGGAGAGAGTTTCCCTCTTTGATGACTTCTTTGACAGGGATTTCTAG